The proteins below come from a single uncultured Carboxylicivirga sp. genomic window:
- a CDS encoding DUF6266 family protein, translating to MGTYDKGILGAISGKVGTVIGSRWKGIRYLRSLAGPRKGTPSEAQLKQQAKFTLAVHFLQPIHPLIKIGYRTQTNKQSPYNAALSELLTSVIDGEYPDYQINFERFRISKGSMEPPVDAQVSYVDNQLQFTWTNNTGKGDASAEDRALLLVLSENMWPIFDIYSFIRSDSQGQLSLNEVNTGQKLYCFMAFAGDGDKKSVSNSSFVGIITIP from the coding sequence ATGGGAACATATGACAAAGGTATTCTGGGAGCCATATCCGGGAAAGTAGGCACCGTAATTGGTAGTCGATGGAAAGGCATTCGTTACTTACGTTCATTAGCCGGACCAAGAAAAGGAACTCCTAGTGAGGCACAGTTAAAGCAACAAGCTAAATTTACATTAGCAGTGCATTTTCTTCAGCCCATACATCCACTAATTAAAATTGGGTATCGTACGCAAACCAATAAGCAAAGCCCATATAATGCAGCCCTATCTGAATTACTCACCTCTGTAATTGATGGAGAATATCCTGATTACCAAATTAATTTTGAGCGATTCAGAATATCAAAAGGTTCAATGGAACCACCGGTTGATGCACAGGTTAGCTATGTTGACAATCAACTTCAGTTTACCTGGACCAACAACACGGGGAAAGGAGATGCTTCAGCTGAAGACAGAGCACTGCTTCTGGTATTGTCGGAAAATATGTGGCCAATATTTGATATTTACTCTTTTATCCGATCAGATTCACAAGGTCAACTTTCATTAAATGAGGTGAACACTGGTCAAAAACTATATTGCTTTATGGCATTTGCTGGTGATGGTGATAAAAAGAGCGTTAGTAACAGTTCCTTTGTAGGTATAATTACAATACCATAA
- a CDS encoding T9SS type A sorting domain-containing protein, with product MRKYYLPLILCFFALNLSAQSGGSTCTDAISAFVGENTFSGTQQSEQWFTYTATQSSKVIISSCGAGVDTKVTIYGNNGTCGINFLLRENDDFCDKQSKLTFSGTAGTEYFIVWQNLSDSEPFTWTIEETDWEQGEDCNLATEAVVGSTNYCDHTSAADQWFYYTPQANGSISISSCGSTTENTSVRVYMDCGSQVTGGEGCGDVNLTNFAVVKDQLYSIKWQADNVSGTYNWELTFNETPTGIDDDILNNIDVKYMSDEIRVVLANSTSAEVSIYNMAGSLVKKVISQSSQININASSFQKGLYIVQIKSPSGIVTRKLLID from the coding sequence ATGAGAAAATACTACTTACCTTTAATTCTATGTTTTTTTGCCCTAAACTTAAGTGCTCAGTCCGGAGGAAGTACTTGTACTGACGCAATAAGCGCTTTTGTAGGAGAGAATACTTTTAGTGGAACTCAACAATCGGAGCAATGGTTCACTTATACAGCCACTCAGAGTAGTAAGGTTATTATTTCGTCATGTGGAGCAGGTGTCGATACTAAAGTGACGATTTATGGAAATAATGGAACCTGTGGTATTAACTTTTTACTTAGAGAAAACGATGATTTCTGCGACAAACAATCAAAGCTTACTTTTTCAGGAACTGCAGGAACAGAATATTTTATTGTTTGGCAAAATCTTTCGGATTCCGAACCTTTTACATGGACAATAGAGGAAACTGACTGGGAACAAGGAGAGGACTGTAATTTGGCTACAGAAGCTGTTGTGGGTAGTACCAATTATTGTGATCATACTTCTGCTGCTGACCAATGGTTTTATTATACCCCACAGGCTAATGGAAGCATTAGTATTTCAAGTTGTGGTTCTACAACAGAAAATACGAGTGTGAGAGTATATATGGATTGTGGTTCGCAGGTAACAGGAGGTGAAGGATGTGGTGATGTTAACCTGACAAACTTTGCCGTGGTTAAAGATCAATTGTATTCCATAAAGTGGCAGGCTGATAATGTTTCCGGAACCTACAATTGGGAGCTAACATTTAATGAAACTCCAACGGGTATAGATGATGACATTTTAAATAATATAGATGTTAAATATATGTCAGATGAGATAAGAGTCGTGCTGGCAAACAGTACTTCTGCAGAAGTAAGTATTTATAATATGGCTGGATCCCTTGTTAAAAAGGTTATATCTCAATCAAGTCAGATAAATATTAATGCATCGTCTTTTCAAAAAGGATTATATATTGTACAAATTAAAAGTCCATCAGGAATAGTTACCCGAAAGTTATTAATAGACTAA
- a CDS encoding thioester domain-containing protein has protein sequence MRKILSVFAIGALLIFSACEKDHVEAPGDIPGMGNASGELTYDEAFSLPEGIELVGTMTGIDESSSVAIGDDMSLKSTFANQSVQTFGNYGSGGRFIKLLCNLKNTTNQYRTVFFPRGLLCKVHKEGYQNAMSLQWTWVTIKPYGSRTFILHMYCINYGRSGSDAQSEFSFLGITNSPTMWNLINRIGWRKINYEHYFGHGYPTSYSLKDEAVSYENITSELQNAVWSVTNGDGLTDESISFIESIPELEEGTYPDNLDDIDIQPPFYFDEYTPAE, from the coding sequence ATGAGAAAAATTTTATCAGTATTTGCAATAGGTGCTTTGCTTATATTTAGTGCATGTGAGAAAGATCATGTAGAAGCACCTGGGGATATTCCTGGAATGGGTAATGCAAGTGGTGAATTAACTTACGACGAAGCGTTTAGTTTACCTGAAGGAATTGAATTAGTTGGAACCATGACTGGAATAGATGAATCATCATCTGTTGCTATTGGTGATGATATGAGTTTAAAGTCAACTTTTGCCAATCAGTCAGTGCAAACTTTTGGTAATTATGGTAGTGGAGGAAGATTCATAAAATTACTTTGTAATCTAAAAAATACTACCAACCAGTACCGCACAGTTTTCTTCCCTCGTGGGTTGTTATGTAAAGTTCATAAAGAAGGATATCAAAATGCAATGTCGCTTCAATGGACTTGGGTTACTATTAAACCTTATGGTTCGCGTACATTTATTTTACACATGTATTGTATCAATTATGGACGCTCAGGTTCGGATGCTCAAAGTGAATTCTCATTCCTGGGTATAACTAATTCACCAACAATGTGGAATTTAATTAATCGTATTGGATGGAGAAAAATAAATTATGAGCATTATTTCGGACATGGATATCCAACAAGCTACTCTTTGAAAGACGAAGCAGTTTCATACGAAAACATTACTTCTGAGCTACAAAATGCTGTATGGTCTGTAACAAATGGAGATGGATTAACAGATGAAAGTATTTCATTTATAGAATCAATTCCTGAGCTGGAAGAAGGTACCTATCCCGACAATTTGGATGATATAGATATTCAACCACCATTCTATTTTGATGAATATACTCCAGCAGAGTAA
- a CDS encoding polysaccharide deacetylase family protein, translating to MNRITKNIIRYLLRIRPKGFVYFGHGVCNNQKSAYIEHLHITKKQFIKLIHFWKDLGVQFISMEDLLQIRKQNKKYRKPWIHLTFDDGYRNNLTTLLPVMEKYNIPFTVFVATGLIEKQGYMPTFYIRTAIMHSKKEWECTKTGLRLTRLLDAESRQKLADKLCFYYKYLPHKEGVGYIEEIKNLLCEKEWNHYKSVYSNDQLMCVDELKSLNDSSLVTLGTHSHSHMIFHNRQTQSDVQRELEEPRLWLEDQLGIKADVMAYPNGTKCDYSTDVTINAQKVGYQLAFTTNENLVNRKEEDLLLPRYFLHPKGGGIVKTMLKAVW from the coding sequence ATGAATCGAATAACGAAAAATATAATTAGATATTTATTGAGAATTAGGCCAAAAGGATTTGTGTATTTTGGACATGGCGTTTGCAATAATCAGAAATCAGCATATATTGAACATCTTCATATTACAAAAAAACAGTTTATTAAACTCATCCACTTTTGGAAAGATTTAGGCGTACAGTTTATAAGTATGGAGGATTTGCTGCAAATCAGAAAGCAGAATAAAAAGTATAGAAAACCATGGATTCATCTTACTTTCGATGATGGATATCGTAACAATCTTACCACACTATTACCGGTAATGGAGAAGTATAATATTCCATTTACTGTTTTTGTAGCAACCGGATTAATTGAAAAACAAGGTTATATGCCAACCTTTTATATCCGTACGGCTATAATGCATTCGAAAAAAGAATGGGAGTGTACTAAAACTGGTTTAAGGTTAACCAGGTTATTGGATGCTGAATCAAGGCAGAAACTTGCAGATAAGTTATGTTTCTATTATAAGTATTTGCCACATAAAGAAGGGGTGGGGTATATTGAAGAGATAAAAAATCTTTTATGTGAAAAGGAGTGGAATCATTATAAGTCTGTTTATTCCAATGATCAATTAATGTGTGTAGATGAACTGAAATCGCTTAATGATAGTTCGTTGGTTACTTTAGGAACACACAGTCATTCACATATGATATTTCATAACAGGCAAACTCAATCTGATGTGCAGCGAGAGCTAGAGGAACCAAGGCTTTGGCTCGAGGATCAATTGGGGATTAAGGCCGATGTAATGGCTTATCCAAATGGAACTAAATGCGATTATAGTACGGATGTTACTATAAATGCTCAGAAAGTCGGCTATCAGTTGGCGTTTACTACCAACGAGAACTTGGTAAATAGAAAAGAGGAGGATTTATTGCTGCCAAGGTATTTTCTTCATCCAAAAGGAGGAGGTATTGTTAAAACAATGCTTAAGGCTGTTTGGTAA
- a CDS encoding glycosyltransferase family 4 protein — MHKTQPHIALFGLKGFPAIGGTSSVGENLVQHLNKDYRFTVYATSSHCSEKNPYDNVRMFIIKKYMPHKLNVFYYNLMGALHALLFCNYDLVHTHQIDTGFIVPLLRLRYKVISTHHGRTYNMSKWGMGMKYFFRCTEKLMIRFANIVTFVAETEREAARLKYHKEFVTICNGVDPDQKIGTSEVENDYIMFAAGRIIPHKGCHVFLEALKKMNYQGKILIAGDHEQLPEYKKQLELYKEFLDITFLGMLMNKAELLGYVKGAQLFVFPSFYEAMSMMLLEVALVKTPLICSDIRENTLVFNEEEVSYFKSGDVDDLAMKIQKALSYPDQITIKAQAAYHKACTEYNWQVLSEKYKELYQFVLQ; from the coding sequence ATGCACAAAACCCAACCTCATATAGCCCTTTTCGGACTGAAAGGATTTCCTGCCATTGGAGGAACTTCTTCGGTTGGCGAGAATCTTGTGCAGCATTTAAACAAAGACTATCGATTTACTGTCTATGCTACCTCTTCTCATTGTTCGGAGAAGAATCCCTACGATAATGTCAGAATGTTTATTATTAAAAAGTACATGCCCCACAAACTGAATGTTTTTTATTATAATCTGATGGGGGCATTACATGCTTTACTCTTTTGTAATTACGATTTGGTTCATACTCATCAGATAGATACTGGTTTTATTGTTCCGCTTCTTCGATTGCGTTATAAAGTGATTTCGACACATCACGGGCGAACTTATAATATGAGTAAATGGGGTATGGGAATGAAGTATTTTTTCAGGTGTACCGAAAAGTTGATGATTCGATTTGCCAATATAGTAACATTTGTTGCAGAAACTGAACGTGAAGCAGCAAGGTTAAAATACCATAAGGAGTTTGTTACAATATGTAATGGTGTTGATCCTGATCAGAAAATAGGGACAAGTGAGGTTGAAAATGATTATATAATGTTTGCTGCAGGTAGGATTATACCACATAAGGGATGTCATGTTTTTCTGGAAGCTCTGAAGAAAATGAATTACCAAGGTAAGATATTAATTGCAGGCGATCATGAACAACTGCCTGAATACAAAAAGCAGTTGGAATTATATAAAGAATTTCTGGATATAACCTTTTTAGGCATGTTGATGAATAAGGCAGAACTATTGGGCTATGTTAAAGGTGCTCAATTATTTGTTTTTCCTTCATTTTATGAGGCTATGTCGATGATGTTGCTAGAGGTTGCTTTGGTTAAAACACCATTAATTTGTAGCGATATAAGAGAAAATACTTTGGTGTTTAATGAGGAAGAGGTTAGCTATTTTAAATCAGGTGACGTGGATGATTTGGCGATGAAGATTCAAAAAGCTCTTTCTTATCCGGACCAAATCACTATAAAAGCCCAAGCTGCTTATCACAAAGCTTGCACGGAATATAATTGGCAAGTATTATCTGAAAAATACAAAGAGCTGTATCAATTTGTCTTGCAATAA
- a CDS encoding polysaccharide biosynthesis C-terminal domain-containing protein, translated as MINRKKILLENTLWVYLAKIVTQLISLVASVMVLRQLDVDIYGTYVFLFGLFTAYQLVIVSPLKHVLLRFVPELKKSISSASLLRLIVLYVGIALVMVVVLTISGIVLKDFLSRVFNIETLDSHFKPFIFFVFAYAIKILLEVLLSALLLHRRIAVLNIIIAFTRALAYLVLLKQLNVNLLLVIEGGVSLIYAIPALLVLLQALYSDNTTSVEVISNRQKQRMRKFWLYSLFTELGAGLIGRTSDYYIVAALSSPYFVGLYGFAVKIYELFYKVLPLKEFESVLKPLVFDKYSSEGEADSLNRFYNFIIKVLLPVFILPFTYFFVFGHEIISLLFGDKYLGAYWPTVIILAGFVSDGIFYPLGILIHLKEKMHILLISRIVVVFSLIAGILMMKQYGITGVAVATISGEFIKNMMMFFMFRKSAGLKYETNILSSNVVLVTVLLSLVYPLHFIENQMFLLIVGSVVFTVVYCLCIINFHPFDKAELQYLESILKSNSKLSGFSKQIIKVLHKLVIRK; from the coding sequence ATGATTAACAGGAAAAAAATATTACTTGAAAATACTCTGTGGGTGTATTTGGCTAAGATCGTTACTCAGCTTATTAGCTTGGTGGCCTCTGTAATGGTTTTACGTCAGTTGGATGTTGATATTTATGGAACTTATGTTTTTTTGTTTGGATTGTTTACGGCATATCAATTGGTTATTGTAAGTCCGTTAAAACACGTTTTGTTGCGTTTTGTGCCGGAGTTAAAAAAGTCCATTTCTTCAGCCTCGTTGTTGAGGTTAATTGTGTTGTATGTGGGTATTGCATTGGTAATGGTAGTTGTATTAACCATTAGTGGGATTGTGCTAAAGGATTTTCTTTCTCGTGTTTTTAATATCGAAACGCTTGATTCACATTTTAAGCCTTTTATATTCTTTGTGTTTGCGTATGCCATCAAAATATTGCTGGAGGTTTTGTTGTCAGCATTATTACTACATCGACGAATTGCTGTTTTAAACATTATCATAGCTTTTACCAGGGCTTTAGCTTATCTGGTTTTGTTAAAACAATTAAATGTTAATCTTTTATTGGTTATAGAAGGAGGTGTGTCGCTGATTTATGCCATTCCGGCATTATTGGTGTTACTTCAAGCTTTGTATTCTGATAATACTACTTCGGTGGAGGTAATCAGTAACAGGCAAAAACAACGCATGAGAAAGTTTTGGTTATACTCGTTGTTTACCGAACTGGGGGCCGGCCTCATAGGCCGTACTAGTGATTATTATATTGTGGCAGCACTTTCAAGTCCGTACTTTGTTGGATTATATGGTTTTGCAGTAAAAATTTATGAGCTTTTTTATAAAGTTTTACCCCTTAAAGAGTTTGAATCGGTTCTGAAACCATTGGTTTTTGATAAGTATAGTTCAGAAGGGGAAGCTGATTCATTAAATCGATTTTATAATTTTATAATCAAAGTGTTATTGCCTGTTTTTATTTTGCCGTTTACCTACTTTTTTGTTTTTGGACATGAAATAATCAGCTTACTTTTTGGTGATAAATATTTAGGTGCTTATTGGCCAACGGTTATCATTCTGGCAGGTTTTGTATCTGATGGAATTTTTTATCCCTTAGGCATTCTTATTCATTTAAAAGAGAAGATGCACATTTTGTTGATATCAAGGATTGTGGTTGTTTTTAGTTTAATTGCTGGTATTTTAATGATGAAGCAATATGGAATAACCGGTGTTGCGGTTGCTACAATTTCAGGAGAATTTATTAAAAATATGATGATGTTTTTCATGTTTCGTAAGTCTGCTGGATTAAAATATGAGACTAATATTTTGTCTTCTAATGTTGTTTTAGTTACTGTTTTGTTGTCACTTGTTTATCCGTTGCATTTTATTGAAAATCAGATGTTCTTGTTAATTGTAGGGTCGGTTGTATTTACTGTTGTTTATTGCTTATGTATAATAAATTTCCATCCATTTGATAAGGCAGAATTACAATATTTAGAGTCTATTTTAAAATCTAATTCCAAATTGTCAGGATTTAGTAAGCAAATTATAAAGGTTTTACATAAACTTGTGATACGAAAATAA
- a CDS encoding polysaccharide deacetylase family protein → MKRFNRNIESCLMRFTILFPFKCLRAWAAKELVVVNYHSILGWDPDPTINNNIYRTVDQLAKDLQFFQKHYSIINASDLINNHALPKNALVITIDDGLQSVYSLMYPVFKKAGIKPALFINPDFVDNKEVHFIRKRNLVIQQLDSLETEHANNLAKWMNERSLDVKQLKDQLNTIQYHQRALLDELQSMLDVSVPDFLSQNPVYLLIDEITKMLNDGFELGGHSMDHAPFEQLSLEEQTQQVKESMQWVAETFSINYRMFAFPSDDRPISKKLFDNIKGDVDITFGVQGLKKDVIPHHYHRVTIESSQISARQAIKFEYLKYIFKRLMKKSVVKRAE, encoded by the coding sequence ATGAAGCGCTTTAATCGAAATATAGAAAGCTGTTTAATGCGTTTTACAATCCTGTTTCCTTTTAAGTGTTTAAGAGCTTGGGCGGCAAAAGAATTAGTTGTCGTTAACTATCACAGTATACTGGGATGGGATCCGGATCCGACTATTAATAATAATATATACAGAACAGTTGATCAGTTAGCAAAAGACCTTCAGTTTTTTCAAAAACACTATTCGATAATTAATGCTTCTGATTTGATTAATAATCACGCTTTACCCAAAAATGCGTTAGTAATAACCATTGATGATGGCTTGCAATCGGTTTATAGTTTGATGTACCCCGTTTTTAAAAAGGCAGGAATTAAACCAGCTCTGTTTATAAATCCTGATTTTGTTGATAATAAAGAAGTTCATTTTATCAGAAAGCGAAATTTGGTTATTCAACAACTGGATAGCTTGGAAACGGAGCATGCAAATAATTTGGCTAAATGGATGAATGAGAGAAGTCTGGATGTTAAACAATTAAAGGATCAACTCAATACCATCCAATATCATCAACGGGCCTTGCTCGATGAATTGCAATCTATGCTGGATGTATCTGTTCCGGATTTTTTATCACAGAATCCAGTCTATTTATTAATAGATGAGATTACAAAGATGTTGAACGATGGTTTTGAGTTGGGTGGGCATAGTATGGATCATGCTCCATTTGAGCAATTAAGTCTGGAGGAACAAACACAACAAGTGAAAGAGAGTATGCAATGGGTAGCAGAGACGTTTAGTATTAATTATCGAATGTTTGCCTTTCCATCTGATGATCGGCCAATTAGCAAAAAGCTGTTTGATAATATAAAAGGCGATGTAGATATTACTTTTGGTGTTCAAGGGTTGAAAAAGGATGTAATACCACATCATTATCATCGCGTCACCATTGAATCATCCCAAATATCGGCAAGGCAAGCCATTAAATTTGAATATCTTAAATATATCTTTAAACGATTAATGAAGAAATCAGTTGTTAAGCGTGCAGAATGA
- a CDS encoding glycosyltransferase, which produces MMLSFIVIGRNEGKRLHACLLSIEKAIKEYSLQGEIIYVDSQSTDDSVKLAKSINACRVFRITGTYNSAIARNIGVKESLSDNLIFLDGDMQLEASFLPCIMDDIGDLKYDFVSGNFVNHYYTVNGEFIRQDYYKKIYCVNDTYQSTTGGLFAIKKRLWNEVGGMCSYFKKAQDLELGYRLAANGHLLLRKKEVMATHYTVNYQDVKRLWKSFSNGAAIYPRAVLYRTHLTNKYVLKRVLTSDPTLLVLVGNVLLALIMQNGWILLLYPFLLIVAVFYRHRKKLSSDIFQRLLIHFIRDVFNLLAFVFFYPSKKIKVEYEAL; this is translated from the coding sequence ATGATGTTGTCATTTATAGTTATTGGCCGAAACGAAGGTAAGCGTCTTCATGCGTGTCTTCTGAGTATCGAAAAGGCCATAAAAGAATATAGTTTGCAAGGCGAGATTATCTACGTCGATTCTCAATCAACTGATGATAGTGTTAAGCTTGCAAAATCCATCAACGCTTGTCGTGTTTTTCGCATTACAGGTACCTATAACTCTGCCATTGCACGAAATATTGGAGTAAAAGAGTCCTTGTCAGATAATTTGATTTTTCTCGATGGAGATATGCAGCTCGAAGCATCTTTTCTTCCTTGTATTATGGATGATATTGGAGATTTAAAATACGATTTTGTTTCGGGTAATTTTGTCAACCATTACTACACTGTTAATGGAGAGTTTATTCGACAGGATTATTATAAAAAGATATATTGTGTCAATGATACTTACCAATCTACAACAGGGGGACTTTTTGCCATAAAAAAACGACTTTGGAACGAAGTAGGTGGGATGTGTTCATATTTTAAAAAAGCACAGGACCTGGAGTTAGGATATCGCCTGGCTGCTAACGGACATTTGCTTTTGCGCAAGAAGGAAGTAATGGCAACTCATTATACTGTAAATTATCAAGATGTTAAGCGATTGTGGAAATCGTTTAGTAATGGTGCTGCAATTTATCCCAGAGCTGTGTTATATCGCACTCATCTAACCAATAAATATGTTTTGAAACGTGTGTTAACCAGCGATCCGACTTTACTTGTACTGGTTGGGAATGTATTATTAGCATTGATAATGCAGAATGGATGGATACTGTTATTGTATCCGTTCTTATTGATAGTGGCTGTGTTTTATCGCCATCGAAAAAAGCTTTCTTCTGATATTTTTCAACGATTGTTGATACATTTCATAAGAGATGTTTTTAATTTATTGGCATTCGTTTTCTTTTATCCATCTAAAAAAATTAAAGTTGAATATGAAGCGCTTTAA
- a CDS encoding glycosyltransferase family 2 protein — translation MVTPSLFIVIAVHNRKQQTEQCLKQLASQTITSFNVVLVDDGSDDGTNELVYFNALSVHLVTGDGSWWWTRSMNEGVKYSLKQGADLIFTLNNDVFFSTTLIEDLLQLHQKHPQAMIGCLNTFVGTKEYNFFAGVKAIHWWKGKDIKYKKAFTEYSTEMTGLHPTKCLPGRGTLIPRKVFEAIGLYDHCNFPQYAADYDFALRAGKAGFNVFISWDIKIQSVLETTGQGRTFIKQSWAKFFKSFFNPYSATSWRMWTKYYGKHAGWQMVSGLPIQFLRLWVSFIRKQNQQEAVR, via the coding sequence ATGGTAACTCCTAGTTTATTTATTGTGATTGCGGTCCATAATCGTAAACAACAAACAGAGCAATGTTTGAAACAATTGGCTTCTCAAACTATTACTTCTTTTAATGTTGTTTTGGTTGATGATGGCTCTGATGACGGAACCAATGAATTGGTTTATTTTAATGCGCTATCGGTTCATTTGGTAACTGGTGATGGATCCTGGTGGTGGACACGTTCGATGAATGAAGGTGTTAAGTACAGTCTTAAACAAGGTGCTGACTTGATTTTTACCTTAAACAACGATGTGTTTTTTTCAACTACCTTAATCGAAGATTTATTGCAATTGCATCAAAAGCATCCTCAGGCGATGATAGGTTGCTTAAATACATTTGTGGGCACCAAGGAATACAATTTTTTTGCGGGTGTTAAAGCTATTCATTGGTGGAAAGGCAAGGATATCAAATATAAAAAAGCTTTTACGGAGTACAGTACTGAAATGACAGGTTTGCATCCCACCAAATGTTTGCCCGGCAGAGGCACATTAATTCCTCGCAAAGTATTTGAAGCGATTGGGCTGTATGATCATTGTAATTTTCCGCAATATGCAGCAGATTACGATTTTGCATTGCGGGCAGGCAAGGCCGGGTTTAATGTTTTTATTAGCTGGGATATTAAGATTCAGTCGGTATTGGAAACAACGGGGCAAGGGCGTACTTTTATTAAGCAGTCGTGGGCAAAATTCTTCAAATCGTTTTTTAATCCTTATTCGGCTACAAGCTGGCGTATGTGGACCAAGTATTATGGTAAACATGCAGGTTGGCAGATGGTTAGCGGATTGCCTATTCAGTTTCTGCGTTTGTGGGTTTCATTTATTCGTAAACAAAATCAACAGGAGGCAGTGAGATGA
- a CDS encoding glycosyltransferase: MRVVHVTGKDYFGAGRAAYRLHKGLQLSGVDSLMLVGDKHSDDPSVINIQQGLYKRFRKKLLIKLEKYWLQKAGKQNDHMFSSGIHAFSVASKINSYNADVVHIHWINRGFMKLSDILQIKAPVFITMHDMWYFTGGCHYEKGCEHFQDGCGRCHVLNSENTNDASRVINALKDRIYKRKEIHFIAPSTWMYSEALRSSLLHDQQVVHLSNGILAKQFDLQRINRELLGFNFDKKLVLFAAVDATSDENKGFHLLNQAIDLLDKNRFELIVIGGSKDDQFPEKDITIHSVGYIGDDATLIQYLSVADVVVVPSMQENLSNLIMESLSCSKPVVAFQTGGNGDMIKHQYNGYLASPFNIHDLADGIRWCVDEKRSEELSLNARSTIENNFDIEVVSQKHIDLYTKILNDGSND, from the coding sequence ATGAGGGTTGTACATGTAACTGGTAAGGATTATTTTGGCGCAGGCAGGGCTGCATATCGTTTGCACAAAGGTTTGCAATTGTCTGGTGTCGATTCTCTGATGTTAGTTGGAGATAAGCATTCTGATGATCCTTCGGTTATTAATATACAACAAGGCCTTTATAAACGTTTTCGAAAGAAACTGTTAATTAAACTCGAAAAATATTGGCTACAAAAAGCTGGAAAACAAAATGATCATATGTTTTCATCAGGCATTCATGCTTTTTCAGTAGCATCCAAAATAAATTCATATAATGCTGATGTTGTTCATATTCATTGGATCAACAGGGGCTTTATGAAGTTGAGTGATATTCTGCAAATAAAGGCTCCTGTTTTCATTACCATGCACGATATGTGGTATTTTACGGGCGGTTGCCATTACGAAAAAGGTTGCGAGCATTTTCAGGATGGCTGTGGGCGATGTCATGTTCTGAATTCAGAAAACACCAATGATGCCAGTCGTGTAATTAATGCCTTAAAAGATAGGATTTATAAGCGAAAAGAGATTCACTTTATTGCTCCAAGCACCTGGATGTATTCCGAAGCACTTCGGAGTAGTCTTTTGCATGATCAACAGGTTGTTCATTTATCGAATGGGATTCTAGCTAAACAATTCGATTTACAAAGGATTAACAGGGAATTATTGGGGTTTAATTTTGATAAAAAGTTGGTTTTATTTGCTGCAGTAGATGCTACATCTGATGAAAACAAAGGTTTCCATTTACTTAATCAGGCGATAGATCTTTTGGATAAAAATCGTTTTGAGCTAATTGTTATTGGCGGTTCAAAAGATGATCAGTTTCCTGAAAAAGATATTACAATACACAGTGTTGGATATATCGGTGATGATGCAACTCTCATTCAATATCTTTCGGTGGCAGATGTAGTTGTTGTACCATCCATGCAAGAGAACCTGTCGAATCTGATAATGGAGTCATTGTCTTGCTCAAAACCCGTCGTCGCTTTTCAAACGGGAGGAAATGGTGATATGATTAAACATCAGTATAACGGCTATTTGGCTTCCCCATTTAATATTCACGATTTAGCTGATGGAATTCGTTGGTGTGTTGATGAAAAGCGAAGCGAAGAATTGTCTTTAAATGCCAGATCAACAATTGAAAATAATTTTGATATAGAAGTGGTTAGTCAAAAGCATATTGATTTATATACAAAAATATTGAATGATGGCAGCAATGATTAA